The Undibacterium cyanobacteriorum genomic sequence TTTGGCGAAGTTTGTTTCACCAACAGTGACAATAAAGTCGGCAACTTCGCCCCAATCTCTTCCCTAAGATGACCTAACGATCGTCTAAGATTCGCTTATTTGATGACTTTATAACAAGGAACGTAGGCCTTTCCTGGTAACTTCATCCGCGATTGCGTGACGAAGGAATGCAACAAGGCGTCCATCGAATGCATAATTTCTGGATCGCCCACAATTTCAAAGTGACCATATTTCTCGATCGCACGAATTCCTTGATCCTTGACGTTGCCGGCAACTACGCCCGAGAAGGCTCGGCGTAAATTCGCGGCCAACAAGTGTGGTTCTTGATTCTTATGCAGAGCCAATGAGCGCATGTTTTCGTGCGTTGGCAGGAATGGACGCTGAAACTCTTCATCGATTTTTAGCATCCAATTGAAGTAGTACGCATCACCATGTGCTTTGCGATAGGCGCGCACTTCTTTAATGCCCTCTTGCATGACCTTCGCCACTTGAACAGGATCATCGATAATGATCTGATATTTCGAACGCGCTTTTTCACCCAAAGTGGCAGCGATGAACTGGTCAATCTGTTCAAAATAAGCCGCGGCACTGGACGGACCAGTAAACACGACAGGGAAAGGCAATTCATCGTTCTCTGGGTGCAGCAAAATACCGAGCAGATACAAAATCTCTTCCGCAGTGCCAGCACCACCTGGGAATACGATAATCGAGTGAGCCACTCGAACGAAGGCCTCTAAACGCTTTTCGATATCTGGCATGATGACAAGATCATTGACGATAGGATTCGGCGCCTCGGCTGCAATAATGCCTGGCTCAGACAAGCCCAAGTAACGGCCATGTCCAACGCGTTGCTTCGCATGCGCAATCGTGGCGCCCTTCATTGGGCCTTTCATCGCGCCAGGACCACAACCGGTGCAGATATCCATACCGCGCAAACCCAACTGGTAACCAACTTCTTTGGTGTAATCGTATTCGATACCAGAGATCGAGTGACCACCCCAGCACACAACCAAATTCGGATTAATTTGTGGCTGCAAAATATTCGCATTGCGCAGAATATGGAAGACC encodes the following:
- the ppnN gene encoding nucleotide 5'-monophosphate nucleosidase PpnN translates to MEYEVIDTEIAPEGRLEVLSKAEVARLWDTSHSGLYQLFRNCALAVLNCGSGLDDGKELLERYKSFDISIIQRERGIKLFVKGAPASAFVDGVMIKGIQEHLFAVLRDILFIDSEVLQNAKIDLSTTEGITDAVFHILRNANILQPQINPNLVVCWGGHSISGIEYDYTKEVGYQLGLRGMDICTGCGPGAMKGPMKGATIAHAKQRVGHGRYLGLSEPGIIAAEAPNPIVNDLVIMPDIEKRLEAFVRVAHSIIVFPGGAGTAEEILYLLGILLHPENDELPFPVVFTGPSSAAAYFEQIDQFIAATLGEKARSKYQIIIDDPVQVAKVMQEGIKEVRAYRKAHGDAYYFNWMLKIDEEFQRPFLPTHENMRSLALHKNQEPHLLAANLRRAFSGVVAGNVKDQGIRAIEKYGHFEIVGDPEIMHSMDALLHSFVTQSRMKLPGKAYVPCYKVIK